In Leucobacter sp. CX169, a single genomic region encodes these proteins:
- the pth gene encoding aminoacyl-tRNA hydrolase, with protein MAQDSWLIVGLGNPGAKYENTRHNVGQMVLDELASRIGGTFKAHQANARVVEGRTAPGAPKLVLAKPNSYMNLSGGPVANLAQYYGVPVERLVVVHDELDLPFDSLKLKIGGGHGGHNGLRDIAKALDTPEFVRVRVGIGRPPGRQDPADFVLKPFASSERDNLPILIADAADAVEGVVSEGLLATQQRFHGKAGA; from the coding sequence TTGGCGCAGGACAGCTGGTTGATCGTCGGTCTCGGAAACCCCGGGGCGAAGTACGAAAACACCCGCCACAATGTCGGCCAGATGGTGCTCGACGAGCTTGCCTCGCGCATCGGTGGCACGTTCAAGGCGCACCAGGCGAACGCCCGTGTGGTCGAGGGGCGCACGGCCCCCGGCGCTCCGAAGCTCGTGCTGGCCAAGCCGAACAGCTACATGAACCTTTCCGGCGGACCCGTCGCGAACCTCGCTCAGTACTACGGTGTACCGGTCGAGCGTCTGGTCGTCGTGCACGACGAGCTCGATCTTCCCTTTGACTCCCTGAAGCTCAAGATCGGCGGCGGCCACGGCGGCCACAACGGGCTGCGCGATATCGCCAAGGCGCTCGATACCCCCGAGTTTGTGCGGGTGCGGGTCGGCATCGGGCGGCCCCCGGGCCGGCAGGATCCCGCCGACTTCGTCCTGAAGCCGTTTGCCTCGTCTGAGCGCGACAACCTGCCCATCCTGATCGCCGACGCGGCGGATGCCGTCGAGGGGGTCGTGAGTGAGGGGCTGCTCGCCACCCAGCAGCGTTTCCATGGCAAGGCGGGCGCATGA
- the gndA gene encoding NADP-dependent phosphogluconate dehydrogenase, which yields MSNTQANIGVVGLAVMGANLARNLASREGNRVAVVNRSPERTRALVEAHPEANFVAAESITDFAASLSRPRTAIIMVQAGAATDSVIRELADAFEPGDIIIDGGNALYTDTIRREHEMRLRGLHFVGAGISGGEEGALNGPSIMPGGSEEAYAVVGPIFESIAARAKDGEPCVTHVGSDGSGHFVKMVHNGIEYADMQLIAEAFDLLRHVGGLTPTEIADVFEEWNTGELESYLVEITAEVLRHEDARTGRPFVDVILDQAGQKGTGGWTVQTALTLGSPISGIAEAVFARGLSSHPEQRLLGARLAGPANKPEIADRAAFVENVRQALYASKIIAYSQGFDVIRAGASQYGWAIDSGALAKIWREGCIIRARFLGHIAEAYGADANLDLLVAAPFFATAAGGAQEAWRSVVSTAALAGVPIPAFASSLSYYDGLRAARLPAALIQAQRDFFGAHTYRRVDGPGVFHTEWSGDRSETQVAE from the coding sequence ATGAGTAACACGCAGGCAAACATTGGTGTCGTTGGACTGGCCGTGATGGGCGCAAACCTCGCCCGCAATCTCGCCAGCCGCGAAGGAAACCGCGTTGCCGTTGTGAATCGTTCGCCCGAACGCACCCGGGCGCTCGTCGAGGCACACCCCGAAGCGAACTTCGTCGCCGCCGAGTCGATCACCGACTTCGCGGCTTCGCTCAGCCGCCCGCGCACCGCCATCATCATGGTGCAGGCCGGCGCGGCCACCGATTCTGTCATTCGCGAGCTCGCGGACGCGTTCGAGCCCGGCGACATCATCATCGACGGCGGCAACGCACTGTACACCGACACGATCCGCCGTGAGCACGAGATGCGCCTGCGGGGGCTCCACTTCGTCGGCGCCGGCATTTCCGGCGGCGAAGAGGGCGCGCTGAACGGCCCGAGCATCATGCCTGGCGGCTCGGAAGAGGCGTACGCGGTCGTCGGCCCGATCTTCGAGTCCATCGCGGCCCGCGCCAAGGACGGCGAGCCGTGCGTCACGCACGTGGGCAGCGACGGATCCGGCCACTTCGTCAAGATGGTGCACAACGGCATCGAGTACGCCGACATGCAGCTCATCGCCGAGGCATTTGACCTGCTGCGCCACGTGGGCGGGCTCACCCCCACCGAGATCGCGGACGTGTTCGAGGAGTGGAACACGGGCGAGCTCGAGAGCTACCTCGTCGAGATCACCGCCGAGGTGCTGCGCCACGAAGACGCGCGCACCGGCCGCCCCTTCGTCGATGTCATCCTCGACCAGGCTGGCCAGAAGGGCACCGGCGGATGGACCGTGCAGACGGCGCTCACGCTCGGCAGCCCGATCAGCGGCATCGCCGAGGCGGTCTTCGCACGCGGCCTGTCCTCGCACCCCGAGCAGCGCCTGCTCGGCGCCCGCCTCGCCGGCCCCGCGAACAAGCCCGAGATCGCCGATCGCGCGGCGTTCGTCGAGAACGTGCGCCAGGCGCTGTACGCGTCCAAGATCATCGCGTACTCGCAGGGCTTTGACGTGATCCGCGCGGGCGCAAGCCAGTACGGCTGGGCCATCGATTCTGGTGCGCTCGCGAAGATCTGGCGCGAGGGCTGCATTATTCGCGCGCGCTTCCTGGGGCACATCGCCGAGGCGTACGGCGCGGACGCGAACCTCGACCTGCTCGTCGCGGCACCCTTCTTCGCCACGGCTGCTGGCGGCGCGCAGGAGGCTTGGCGTTCGGTCGTCTCGACCGCCGCGCTGGCGGGAGTGCCGATCCCGGCTTTCGCCTCGTCGCTCTCGTACTACGACGGCCTGCGGGCGGCTCGCCTGCCCGCGGCCCTCATCCAGGCGCAGCGCGACTTCTTCGGCGCGCACACCTATCGCCGCGTCGACGGCCCCGGCGTGTTCCACACCGAGTGGTCGGGAGATCGCTCGGAGACCCAGGTCGCCGAATAG
- a CDS encoding MazG nucleotide pyrophosphohydrolase domain-containing protein: MRDGAGNTHQDPLDQVRETVRRLAAPDGCAWHGVQTHESLTPFLVEEAAEFIDSIERDRPAAEVSGELGDVLYQVLFHAAIAERDGEGYSLESVASALNEKLIARHPHVFGERGYMSVEELNAEWERLKEDAAGETRGSRGALDGIPAGMPTLARAAKVVERLKRARLLDPSAGAGVVGDPLAHAVGPDERRIAEVGIGDAMLALVSRANAAGVDPDRALRGAVDRMAARVLPDV, translated from the coding sequence ATGCGTGATGGAGCAGGCAATACCCACCAGGATCCCCTCGACCAAGTGCGCGAAACGGTGCGGAGGCTGGCGGCGCCAGACGGCTGCGCCTGGCACGGTGTGCAGACCCACGAGTCGCTCACCCCCTTCCTCGTGGAGGAGGCCGCGGAGTTCATCGACTCAATCGAACGGGACCGGCCCGCCGCCGAGGTGTCGGGCGAGCTCGGAGATGTGCTTTACCAGGTGCTGTTTCACGCGGCGATCGCCGAGCGCGACGGAGAGGGGTACTCGCTCGAGAGCGTGGCGAGCGCGCTCAACGAGAAGCTCATCGCGCGTCACCCGCACGTCTTTGGCGAGCGAGGGTACATGTCGGTCGAAGAACTCAACGCCGAGTGGGAGCGCCTCAAGGAGGACGCCGCGGGGGAGACCCGGGGCAGTCGGGGTGCGCTCGACGGGATTCCGGCGGGCATGCCGACGCTTGCGCGCGCGGCGAAGGTCGTGGAGCGGCTGAAGCGCGCGCGACTGCTCGACCCGTCCGCTGGAGCCGGGGTCGTGGGTGACCCGCTCGCGCATGCCGTGGGGCCCGACGAGCGCCGCATCGCCGAGGTGGGAATTGGCGACGCGATGCTCGCGCTCGTCTCCCGGGCGAACGCGGCAGGGGTCGACCCTGACCGCGCGCTCAGAGGCGCCGTCGACCGCATGGCCGCCCGGGTGCTGCCGGATGTGTAG
- the mfd gene encoding transcription-repair coupling factor: MSLAGIERALESSESFARALDQSAGDADFSVDEGLRAPLIAGLIGRRRLAGDTGPLLVVAATSREADALREALGSILPDAATVEFPAWETLPHERLSPSAETVGRRSAALRMLREHDGTAAPLLMVASVRAVLQPVSPQVAHDRRIVLRAGASSIGLESISRELVDLAYTRVDMVTRRGEFAVRGGILDVFSPTAEQAVRIDFFGDDVDDIRRFSVGDQRSAGDAVPEIVLPPARELLLTDAVRERAAALIPQLPTIAGMLEKISQGIAVEGMESLIPQLVPGLAPLTGLLPEGGAVVVLSPERVAMRAVHLAEANREFLEAAWGAATAGAQSPIPVDDSGLLTMAEVRAASRQRPWWTLSKFVRDEEADALASAGPARQVGAQAGSADPAPAGVAEADGAASDADSNFEGITDDTVAEAHGYVVVRGGAVPSPPARSEPAQAAIEHIAARLAEGWRTVVTAQGAGLVERARDLIAEAGLAARIVDRVPEEFEPGVAYVTTGTAWVGFESPEARLVLASEAEFFGRAVSGQAGRPTKLAKRRGRNVVDPLQLIPGDHVVHEAHGIGRFVELTQRLVPNGIGKGATKSLREYLVIEYASTKRGMPSDKLYVPTDQLDQLSRYVGGESPPLSKMGGSDWANAKKKARSAVRDIAVELVKLYSARMASRGHAFSPDTPWQHELEEAFPYAETIDQLTTIDEVKKDMESPVPMDRLVSGDVGFGKTEIAIRAAFKAVQDGKQVAVLVPTTLLVKQHMETFQSRFAGFPVQLRALSRFQTEKESRETLDGLAAGTVDVVIGTHRLLTDSVRYRDLGLLVVDEEQRFGVEHKDSLKKLKTNVDILAMSATPIPRTLEMAVTGIREMSTLATAPEDRHPILTFVGPRSDKQISAAIRREMLREGQVFFVHNRVSSINRIAAQLAELVPDARIAVAHGKMNEHQLEQVVVDFYERKYDVLVSTTIVETGLDIANANTIIIDQADRYGLSQLHQLRGRVGRSRERAYAYFLYDADKVLTETAHERLETIATNNELGAGMQVALKDLELRGAGNLLGGQQSGHIAGVGFDLYLRMIGEAVSTFKGEDVSGSNELVLELPVDAHIPEHYVESERLRLEAYQKFSAASHPHAPEDHVSLVLEELTDRYGAPPEEVTRLAEVSALRRRASRLGLSKVVAAGPSLRLEPVSLPESRVMRLSRMYPGSKVVSPSVISIPLPAVLAGRGPGSSPLAGVGLRRGPASAEDGDVVAWVGRVFETILEEPAPAAAPTA, translated from the coding sequence ATGAGCCTCGCCGGTATCGAGCGAGCGCTCGAGTCGTCCGAGTCATTCGCTCGCGCGCTGGATCAGTCGGCCGGTGACGCCGACTTCTCGGTCGACGAAGGCCTGCGCGCCCCCCTGATTGCCGGCCTCATCGGCCGCCGCCGTCTTGCCGGGGATACCGGGCCACTGCTCGTGGTCGCGGCAACGAGCCGCGAGGCGGACGCCCTGCGCGAGGCGCTCGGCTCGATCTTGCCCGACGCGGCCACCGTCGAGTTCCCCGCCTGGGAGACGCTGCCGCACGAGCGGTTGAGCCCGAGCGCCGAGACCGTCGGGCGCCGCTCCGCCGCGCTCCGCATGCTGCGCGAGCATGATGGCACGGCCGCGCCGCTGCTCATGGTCGCCTCGGTCCGCGCGGTCCTGCAGCCGGTCTCGCCCCAGGTCGCGCACGATCGCCGCATCGTGCTGCGCGCCGGTGCCTCATCGATCGGCCTCGAATCGATCTCGCGCGAGCTCGTCGACCTGGCCTACACGCGCGTCGACATGGTCACGCGCCGCGGCGAGTTCGCCGTCCGCGGCGGGATCCTCGATGTGTTCTCGCCGACCGCCGAGCAGGCCGTCCGCATCGATTTCTTCGGCGATGACGTCGACGATATCCGCCGCTTCTCGGTCGGAGACCAGCGCTCAGCCGGCGACGCTGTACCCGAGATCGTGCTCCCGCCCGCCCGCGAGCTGCTGCTTACCGACGCGGTGCGTGAACGCGCGGCGGCGCTCATCCCGCAGCTCCCCACGATCGCTGGAATGCTCGAGAAGATCAGTCAGGGCATCGCGGTTGAGGGTATGGAGAGCCTGATCCCACAGCTCGTGCCCGGGCTCGCCCCGCTGACCGGTCTGCTGCCCGAGGGCGGAGCCGTCGTCGTGCTCTCTCCGGAGCGCGTCGCGATGCGTGCGGTGCACCTCGCCGAGGCGAACCGCGAGTTCCTCGAGGCCGCCTGGGGCGCCGCGACGGCGGGCGCGCAGTCGCCCATCCCGGTCGACGACAGCGGCCTACTCACCATGGCCGAGGTACGCGCCGCATCTCGTCAGCGCCCGTGGTGGACGCTCTCGAAGTTTGTGCGCGACGAAGAAGCCGACGCGCTGGCCAGCGCCGGCCCCGCCCGACAGGTCGGGGCGCAGGCCGGTAGCGCGGATCCTGCGCCTGCCGGTGTGGCCGAGGCCGACGGAGCGGCGAGCGACGCGGACAGCAATTTCGAGGGCATCACCGACGACACCGTCGCGGAGGCGCACGGCTACGTCGTGGTGCGCGGGGGAGCGGTGCCGTCGCCGCCCGCGCGGAGCGAGCCTGCGCAGGCCGCGATCGAGCACATTGCGGCGCGGCTCGCCGAGGGGTGGCGCACCGTCGTCACCGCGCAGGGCGCGGGCCTCGTCGAGCGCGCTCGCGACCTGATTGCCGAGGCGGGCCTCGCGGCGCGCATCGTTGACCGGGTACCCGAGGAGTTCGAGCCCGGCGTCGCGTACGTGACGACCGGCACCGCTTGGGTCGGGTTCGAGAGCCCCGAGGCGCGGCTGGTGCTTGCGAGCGAGGCCGAGTTCTTCGGGCGTGCCGTCAGTGGCCAGGCCGGCCGCCCCACGAAGCTCGCCAAGCGCCGCGGCCGCAACGTCGTCGACCCGCTGCAGCTGATCCCTGGTGACCACGTCGTGCACGAGGCGCACGGCATCGGCCGCTTTGTGGAACTCACGCAGCGTCTCGTGCCGAACGGCATCGGCAAGGGCGCCACCAAGTCGTTGCGCGAGTACCTCGTGATTGAGTATGCGTCGACTAAGCGCGGCATGCCCTCCGACAAGCTCTACGTGCCGACCGACCAGCTCGATCAGCTCTCGCGCTACGTGGGCGGCGAGTCCCCACCGCTATCCAAGATGGGCGGCTCGGACTGGGCCAACGCGAAGAAGAAGGCGCGCAGTGCGGTCCGCGACATCGCGGTCGAGCTCGTGAAGCTCTATTCGGCGCGCATGGCGTCTCGCGGACACGCCTTCTCGCCCGACACTCCCTGGCAGCACGAGCTCGAGGAAGCCTTCCCCTACGCCGAGACGATCGATCAGCTCACCACGATCGACGAGGTCAAGAAGGACATGGAGTCGCCCGTCCCGATGGACCGTCTCGTCTCGGGTGACGTCGGCTTCGGCAAGACGGAGATCGCGATCCGGGCCGCGTTCAAGGCGGTGCAGGACGGCAAGCAGGTCGCCGTGCTGGTGCCGACGACGCTGCTGGTGAAGCAGCACATGGAGACGTTCCAGAGTCGCTTCGCCGGGTTCCCGGTGCAGCTGCGTGCGCTCAGCCGCTTCCAGACGGAAAAGGAATCTCGCGAGACCCTCGATGGCCTCGCCGCGGGCACCGTCGACGTCGTGATCGGCACCCACCGGCTGTTGACCGACAGCGTGCGCTACCGCGATCTCGGGCTGCTGGTGGTCGACGAGGAGCAGCGCTTCGGCGTCGAGCACAAGGACTCGCTCAAGAAGCTCAAGACGAACGTCGACATCCTCGCGATGAGCGCGACGCCCATCCCGCGCACGCTGGAGATGGCGGTGACCGGCATTCGCGAAATGTCGACGCTGGCGACGGCGCCCGAGGACCGCCATCCGATCCTGACGTTTGTTGGGCCGCGCAGCGACAAGCAGATCTCGGCCGCGATCCGGCGCGAGATGCTGCGCGAGGGCCAGGTGTTCTTCGTGCACAACCGGGTGTCGTCGATCAACCGCATCGCGGCGCAGCTCGCCGAGCTCGTGCCCGATGCGCGCATCGCCGTGGCGCACGGAAAGATGAACGAGCACCAGCTCGAGCAGGTGGTCGTCGACTTCTATGAGCGCAAGTACGACGTGCTCGTGTCGACCACGATCGTCGAGACCGGCCTCGACATCGCAAACGCGAACACGATCATCATCGATCAGGCCGACCGGTACGGCCTGAGCCAGCTGCACCAGCTGCGTGGGCGCGTGGGGCGCAGCCGCGAGCGGGCATACGCCTACTTCCTGTACGACGCTGACAAGGTGCTCACCGAAACCGCCCACGAACGGCTCGAGACGATTGCGACGAACAACGAGCTTGGGGCCGGTATGCAGGTCGCGCTCAAGGACCTCGAGCTGCGCGGCGCGGGCAACCTCCTCGGCGGGCAGCAGTCGGGGCACATTGCGGGTGTTGGCTTCGACCTGTATCTGCGCATGATCGGCGAGGCCGTGAGCACGTTTAAGGGGGAGGACGTGTCGGGCTCGAACGAGCTGGTGCTCGAGCTGCCCGTCGACGCGCACATCCCCGAGCACTACGTCGAGAGCGAGCGCCTGCGCCTCGAGGCGTACCAAAAGTTCTCGGCTGCCTCGCACCCGCACGCGCCGGAGGATCACGTGTCGCTGGTGCTTGAGGAGCTGACGGACCGATACGGTGCGCCGCCCGAGGAGGTCACCCGCCTGGCTGAGGTGTCGGCACTGCGCCGTCGCGCCTCGCGCCTGGGTCTCTCCAAAGTGGTTGCCGCCGGTCCGTCGCTGCGCCTCGAGCCGGTGTCGCTTCCCGAGTCGCGGGTGATGCGCCTGTCGCGCATGTACCCGGGATCGAAGGTGGTGTCGCCCTCGGTGATTTCGATTCCGCTTCCCGCGGTGCTCGCTGGCCGTGGCCCGGGCTCGAGTCCGCTCGCCGGGGTCGGCCTGCGGCGAGGGCCGGCTTCGGCCGAGGACGGCGACGTGGTGGCCTGGGTGGGCCGGGTCTTTGAGACGATCCTGGAGGAGCCGGCTCCGGCCGCTGCCCCCACCGCCTAA
- the hisS gene encoding histidine--tRNA ligase, whose product MATQVHPPRGMRDFLPADKARREHALGVIRGVYRANGFDEIETPVVEDHARLHSGLGGDNEKLSFSILKRGITPEALAAATEAGEVEQLADLGLRFDLTVPLARYYATNRAQLPPVFRSLQIAPVWRAERPQKGRYRQFVQADIDIIGESGLLAEVELVTATSEALAALGLNGCVIRVNDRRILFGLLEHCGFAADTHERALITIDKLDKIGAEGVVAELAEIDAAAAASIGSVLNDIAPRLEGDGIPLTEQAIRGVLPAGAAEEGVASLAELGAALEGALPNGVTVRFDPSLVRGMGYYTGTIYEIAHPGSGSSVGGGGRYDGMIGRFLGEDVPAAGFSIGFERVVDLIDVPGEIGPESIALVYDADAAPADLAAIKRELVSRGHRVRLEKRQKNMKTLLARIRDAGFTRFASVRAGVSDAAALELREV is encoded by the coding sequence ATGGCAACCCAGGTACACCCTCCCCGTGGCATGCGCGATTTCCTCCCCGCCGACAAGGCGCGGCGCGAACACGCGCTCGGCGTGATCCGCGGCGTGTACCGCGCGAACGGCTTCGACGAGATCGAGACGCCCGTGGTCGAGGATCACGCGCGCCTGCACTCCGGCCTGGGCGGGGACAACGAGAAGCTGTCCTTCTCCATCCTGAAGCGCGGGATCACGCCCGAGGCGCTCGCCGCAGCAACCGAGGCGGGCGAGGTCGAGCAGCTCGCCGACTTGGGCCTCCGCTTCGACCTCACCGTGCCGCTCGCGCGCTACTACGCGACCAACCGCGCCCAACTGCCGCCCGTCTTCCGTTCGCTGCAGATCGCCCCGGTCTGGCGCGCCGAGCGCCCGCAGAAGGGGCGCTACCGCCAGTTCGTCCAGGCTGACATCGACATCATTGGCGAGTCCGGCCTGCTGGCTGAGGTCGAGCTCGTCACCGCGACGAGCGAGGCGTTGGCGGCCCTCGGCCTCAACGGCTGCGTCATCCGCGTGAACGACCGCCGCATCCTCTTCGGCCTCCTCGAGCACTGCGGCTTCGCCGCCGACACGCACGAGCGCGCGCTCATCACGATCGACAAGCTCGACAAGATTGGCGCCGAGGGCGTGGTTGCCGAGCTCGCCGAAATCGACGCGGCGGCGGCAGCGAGCATCGGCTCCGTCCTGAACGACATCGCGCCGCGCCTCGAGGGCGACGGAATTCCGCTCACCGAGCAGGCAATTCGCGGGGTCCTGCCCGCGGGGGCAGCTGAGGAGGGCGTCGCCAGCCTCGCCGAGCTTGGCGCCGCCCTGGAAGGGGCGCTCCCAAACGGCGTGACCGTCCGCTTCGACCCGTCGCTCGTGCGCGGCATGGGCTACTACACCGGCACGATCTACGAGATCGCGCACCCGGGCTCGGGCAGCTCGGTGGGCGGCGGCGGCCGTTACGACGGCATGATCGGCCGCTTCCTCGGCGAGGACGTGCCGGCCGCCGGCTTCTCGATCGGCTTTGAGCGCGTCGTCGACCTGATCGACGTGCCGGGCGAGATCGGCCCCGAGTCGATCGCCCTCGTCTACGACGCCGACGCGGCTCCTGCCGACCTCGCGGCGATCAAGCGGGAGCTCGTGAGTCGCGGGCACCGCGTGCGTCTCGAGAAGCGCCAGAAGAATATGAAGACGCTGCTCGCGCGCATCCGGGACGCGGGTTTCACGCGCTTTGCGTCGGTGCGTGCGGGTGTGAGCGACGCGGCCGCGCTCGAGCTTCGAGAGGTCTAG
- a CDS encoding 50S ribosomal protein L25/general stress protein Ctc — MSTEISKLVATNRESFGKGVARKLRAAGSTPAVVYGHGMDPIHVSVDAHALSLIVRKANALISLEIDGAAQLVLVKDVQRDPVRQIIEHIDLVALQTGEKVEVEIPVHMEGTAFAGANALQELNTVRLLVLATAIPESLTINVEGLEAGVQIHAGEIELPEGAELLDLAEQLVVHIAAPRGAEDDDAAEAAE, encoded by the coding sequence ATGAGCACCGAAATCAGCAAGCTCGTCGCGACCAACCGCGAGTCGTTCGGCAAGGGTGTGGCGCGCAAGCTCCGCGCTGCCGGATCGACCCCCGCCGTTGTCTACGGCCACGGTATGGACCCGATCCACGTCTCGGTTGACGCCCACGCGCTCAGCCTGATCGTCCGCAAGGCCAACGCCCTGATCTCGCTGGAGATCGACGGCGCCGCCCAGCTCGTCCTGGTCAAGGACGTACAGCGTGACCCCGTGCGTCAGATCATCGAGCACATCGACCTCGTCGCCCTCCAGACGGGTGAAAAGGTTGAGGTTGAGATCCCCGTGCACATGGAAGGCACCGCGTTCGCCGGCGCCAACGCACTGCAGGAGCTCAACACTGTCCGCCTCCTGGTGCTCGCAACCGCGATTCCCGAGTCGCTGACCATCAACGTCGAGGGCCTCGAGGCTGGCGTGCAGATCCACGCCGGCGAGATCGAGCTGCCCGAGGGCGCCGAGCTCCTCGACCTGGCTGAGCAGCTGGTCGTGCACATCGCGGCTCCGCGTGGTGCTGAGGATGACGACGCTGCCGAGGCTGCCGAGTAA
- a CDS encoding endonuclease domain-containing protein: MTKRSAFPPLDGPSYRVRDLLRAGVPARRLYLGDIARPAHGIVIPPTSEIDLKTIDGRCRSMLPVLSPDQFFSRRTAASLWGMPSFGEEPNLLDICSIHPRRAPRRPEIAGHSVTAGRVRIQQLRGLPVASPEDTWCLLGSILPHGQLVAIGDFLVSERHTGAGWKAAAPSSFGRIRAAMIRHRGSRGIRSLTLAIPKIRTGVDSPAETQLRLIIVGGGLPEPRTNCPVPVSGGDLHADLGYDALQIAIEYEGQYHFTGGESQARRDVERWERMTDAGWRVLRVVARDLRDPAPFLGRLARSIETAKGAR; the protein is encoded by the coding sequence ATGACGAAGCGTTCCGCCTTCCCGCCACTCGACGGTCCCTCCTACCGAGTGCGTGACCTCCTACGGGCCGGGGTTCCCGCCCGGCGGCTCTATCTTGGGGACATCGCACGTCCTGCGCATGGAATCGTGATCCCGCCGACGAGCGAGATCGATTTGAAAACGATCGACGGACGATGCCGATCGATGCTGCCGGTGTTGTCTCCCGACCAGTTTTTCTCCCGCCGCACGGCCGCGAGCCTGTGGGGCATGCCGAGTTTTGGTGAGGAGCCAAACCTCCTGGACATTTGCTCTATCCACCCTCGCCGCGCGCCGCGGCGGCCAGAGATTGCGGGGCACTCCGTCACGGCCGGCCGCGTCCGCATCCAACAGCTCCGCGGCCTCCCCGTCGCTTCCCCCGAGGACACCTGGTGCCTGCTCGGCTCGATCCTGCCGCACGGGCAGCTCGTCGCGATCGGCGACTTCCTCGTCAGCGAGCGACACACCGGTGCCGGGTGGAAGGCGGCCGCGCCGAGCAGTTTCGGCAGGATCCGCGCGGCCATGATCCGGCACCGCGGCTCTCGCGGCATACGAAGCCTGACGCTCGCGATCCCGAAGATTCGGACCGGAGTGGACTCGCCGGCCGAGACCCAGCTGCGCCTCATCATCGTCGGCGGTGGACTGCCCGAGCCCCGCACGAACTGCCCGGTGCCAGTCAGCGGTGGCGACCTCCACGCGGACCTCGGCTATGACGCGCTGCAGATCGCGATCGAGTACGAGGGCCAATATCACTTCACTGGCGGCGAGTCTCAGGCGCGAAGAGACGTCGAACGCTGGGAGCGGATGACCGATGCCGGGTGGCGCGTGCTGCGGGTGGTCGCCCGGGACCTCCGGGATCCTGCGCCGTTTCTCGGTCGGCTCGCGCGCTCCATCGAGACTGCCAAGGGGGCGCGATAG
- a CDS encoding ribose-phosphate diphosphokinase, whose amino-acid sequence MSAIEMAGQKKLVLISGRAYPELAQRVAEELGAELIPTDARTFANGELYARFDESVRGCDAFVIQSHSNPINEALMEQLIMVDALKRASAKRITVVAPFYPYSRQDKKGRGREPISARLVADLFKAAGANRIMSVDLHAPQIQGFFDGPVDHLFAMPVLLAHFKKTINRDDLTVVSPDMGRVRVADVWSDKLSAPLAIIHKRRDPLVPNQVSVHNIVGDVKDRWCVVVDDMIDTGGTIAKAAQALKDAGARGVTIAATHAIFSGKATEYLSADFIDQVVVTDTLPVPEEKRFEKLTVLSIAPLLAQAIHEVFEDGSVTSMFEGAA is encoded by the coding sequence ATGAGCGCGATCGAGATGGCCGGCCAGAAGAAGCTGGTCCTGATCTCCGGGCGGGCGTACCCGGAACTCGCACAGCGCGTCGCAGAGGAACTGGGTGCTGAGCTCATTCCCACCGACGCACGCACCTTTGCCAACGGCGAGCTCTATGCCCGCTTCGACGAGAGCGTGCGCGGCTGCGACGCCTTCGTCATTCAGTCGCACAGCAACCCGATCAATGAGGCGCTCATGGAGCAGCTCATCATGGTCGACGCGCTCAAGCGAGCCTCGGCAAAGCGGATCACCGTTGTTGCCCCCTTCTACCCTTACTCGCGCCAGGACAAGAAGGGCCGCGGCCGCGAGCCGATCTCGGCCCGCCTCGTTGCGGACCTGTTCAAGGCCGCCGGCGCGAACCGCATCATGTCGGTTGACCTGCACGCTCCCCAGATTCAGGGCTTCTTCGACGGCCCCGTCGACCACCTGTTCGCGATGCCGGTGCTGCTCGCGCACTTCAAGAAGACCATCAACCGCGACGACCTCACCGTCGTCTCGCCGGACATGGGCCGCGTGCGCGTCGCCGACGTGTGGAGCGACAAGCTCAGCGCGCCGCTCGCGATTATTCACAAGCGCCGCGACCCGCTAGTGCCCAACCAGGTCTCGGTGCACAACATTGTCGGTGACGTCAAGGACCGCTGGTGCGTCGTCGTCGACGACATGATCGACACGGGCGGGACGATCGCGAAGGCCGCTCAGGCGCTCAAGGACGCGGGCGCGCGAGGCGTGACGATCGCCGCGACGCACGCGATCTTCTCGGGCAAGGCGACCGAGTACCTGTCGGCCGACTTCATCGATCAGGTCGTCGTCACTGACACCCTGCCGGTGCCGGAGGAGAAGCGATTCGAGAAGCTCACGGTGCTGTCGATCGCGCCGCTGCTCGCCCAGGCGATCCACGAGGTGTTCGAGGACGGCTCCGTGACCTCCATGTTTGAGGGCGCGGCCTAA